The Osmia lignaria lignaria isolate PbOS001 chromosome 3, iyOsmLign1, whole genome shotgun sequence genome includes the window tttatatactttAACTATTTCATATGTACAATTAGTGTATCGAATTAAAAGACAATcataaaatgtataattattaatatacacGAATCCCATGCCTTAAAATATATTCACAGTAAGCACGATCAGGATACAggttgaataaaatatacaatataaaaatctcATTGATTGCTTTCTACGTAGGGAATGAGAATACTCTTGTTTGCATCGTCGCTATTAAATATcacaattatatatatatatatatatatatcattaaCGTTGGCACAGAACGTTATTAATGATCTCTCTTACTTCGtccaaaaattcatgaaaactTCCAGTGGTAGAAAAACCATGAAATGCTTGAACTCTTTCAGACTTAGTCATAGAAGCAGTAAGAAAGCTCTTCACGCAACAGGACTTTAATTCATGGCAAGAATTTAATCGGGCCCAGTTCCAAGCTCTgctaaaatttttgtaattcaaTCTAGATATGGAACTCTCCGTTAAGATTTCTGATATATCAGCCATCAAAAATTTATCAGCTAATAGCACAGCGTCCAGTAAAGATTCTATGGTTCTATTTTCAAAAGTTGCTCCATTTGCAGCAAGTAATAATGTGTTGAGGCTTTCCTTTGACGTGTTTCGTAGCTTGACACGTTTCTTCCCTGATTCAGAAAAGTTTCCCTCCAGCATAGCAGAGAAAGCGTCGGATTTCTGACACAGAGTTTGTCTGCAGGCATCGACAGTTGTACCGTCGTCCAATTCGAATGTAACTGTCGCAGGTTTCGGATGATTGTCGTACACTCGTGGAAAATCGGTCGAAGTAGTGTCTGTAATTTGACACTTTTCTACTATGTCAGGTTGAATTTCTAAGGTGCTCGCTAATTGACAGATCGACCAAATAGCATTCTCATAAAGACTGTGTTGTTGATCGGAAAGGACGTGAAATATTAATCGTAGACCACCGTAATTATTTAGTAAAGATTTTAAAATGTACCGTGATCTAATTAGGAATGGTATCGATACTGCGATAACTAATTTATGTGCTTCTTCTCCGCGTAGCAATATAGATGTAAGTTCACCTATTGCTCCGCCGGTTTCTGCTAGCGCACATAATTGTCTTGTATAATGTTCTGAACCGTACAGTGTCTGAGCTTCAAAAACAAAACCCTGTTTTAATAATGGAATTAAATATGCTCCATTCctgtatgaaaagaaaaaaaatatttacatttattcaTGTAAgttttaattgcaaaataaattttttttgctTACCTTGTAATTCTGGTTAAAATTCTAGATGCTCTTTGATTTTTGGCACACTTAATATAAGTTGACAGAGCTTCAATGATCGTAGGATCTGCTAATTTGTCGATCGGGTCATTTGAATGACTCAGTCGACTTAGTAGCACTAACGTCCAGTCGTTTGTATAATCACAATCGTTTGATTTGTTTCCTTTATCCAAATCTTGGGATACTTCTATATTTATAGTTATCGATTTACAGCTCTTTAGCGATTCTACCTCTTCTTGTGGCTCTGAAGACAaacaatatgtatttatatataattgttttatgaaaattattgtaaattatgaaattttgtttacCATCTTCGTTATCCATAAGCTCGATATCACTACAAACGGGACTGTAGTTATCTTCGGtgttttcatcattttctattGAGTCATAAAATGGTAATGGTGGTGTACTAGGAGGTGAAAAAGAAACACTGGAAGCACTACCTGGACTCCAATCATCGCGATAGTAATCTAAACTAAACCTGTTCGTTAAaagtaaaatgattaattacatATCCTTTTTACAATatggtaaaaaatattataaacgtACCGTCCTGCACTAGTCTTGTTAAACTTGAACTCTGACTGTTTACTTGGAGGAGAATcattacttctttttcttgaaacATTAATCTCCTCTTCGTCTATTGTTTCAATTACCATTTTTTTCAACCTGGTAACTAAAATGTCAAGTAAACCATTTTTCACCATTATTGCAATACTTAGATCATCGTAAACAAATTGTGTTAGTGCATGTAATAACATTGGGTGGTACTTTTCATTGTCAGGATCTTTTAATAAAGATAACATTAATTCTAAACCAGATCCTATTCTAATTTTTGCTCTATTTACAgcttctctacaaaacaggcaTAAACTGACTAATGTTTCTTTAGACAGTTCTGAATGATCTCTTACAAGAGCAATAAGACTTTCAACAGCACCAAAATTTCCCAGAATAGGACGACATTCTGCCACTTGACAGAGATTGTATAGACACTTAATCgccattttattattcatatcgCAACATTGTACAATGCATTTGTACCCTTGTACATCTTTTTCTCCTCTCATTTGTTCCCTAACACAAGGATCCACTGTAACCAGAAAAGCACACATAGCTTTTAAACAGGTTTCAATCAATTCCAAATATTTAGGATTTCTTTCCAACTTTTCTTTTGCCAACACTAATAAACCTGTGATTCTAAATATTACTCCAGATTCAATGATTTCTTCTCTACTACCTTCGTGCATACTCCAAATATTCCTACAAGAATAATATGCAAATAAATCAAAAGTACTGATTAACGTTACGAAGTTATTAATACACAATTATATTCCAATACCTTATAGCTCTAACACCCATTAAATAGGTTTGCATATTTGTATCCAATTTTAAAAGAGTGACTAAAGCTTGAACTACGCCAGCTTCGCACAGTGATTTGGCATGCCAATTACATTCTGACAAATTTCCAATTAATCTACACGCACGGCAGTGTAGGGCATTTTCTAGCTTGATATGTTTAATTATAGAGACTACACGAGTTGCTATTTTAGATCCTTTGACCTGTAATATAAAGTAATTAGCAAAATGCTGctaagaataaatgaaaaattgtagacAGATTACTATATCTGTATGACACAAgattgattatttttaaaaaaatatagaagtaAATACATTGATACCTTTTCTCTTGCATCTGAATTGATACATGCATTTGCCAGAATACTCAGAGTCATGTTCAATATTCTTAAATTATGAAAACGAAGTAAATTTACTAAAATGCCTAGTCCTGCATCTCTTGTAAATTGCTTATAGCAATTCGGTTCATTTTTAAGTCGTTCTAGACATGATGATATTCCACTTTTAGAACCTGATTTCATATGTTTTAATAACTCAGGTACTAAAGAACCTTCTTGTTTCTCGTTTACAGTCgacatttttgtaaataaatggaaaaattactaaaaatccattaattttttaaaagtaacaTAACCTCTAAATTGTGTTGTCGTCGAGATTGACAGCTATACCCGTACAGTAGCTGACAAAAgtatgatattaaaaaaaatgtaataattaataattttgtacaaataaaACATACATAAATGTCTATTATAGAGTAAGTATCGTAttcatttcatatttaaatacatggtttaataaatataattaattaatcatcgtAAAGAAATATTGTTTTGAGTCTTCCGCTACTTTTTAGTTTAAAATACGCACACTGGAGCGTCTTATTATTTTGACAATGTTAGTATGTATGGACTGTACAGAACAAGAATTGAAATAATTGCAGAGTAATGGTATTTATCAagcataataattattataatgattATCAATAACAATTGTATTCTTAAATAGATCCCTGAGATTACATCTTATTATAAATCATACGCAAACAGTTcctattatatttaaaacataagaattttagtaaaaaatcagttaattctaattattatatattatttaaattttatacgatAATAATTGGGAACTATAAACTGCGTCTATAGATTATAGATCATTCTTGTATCATCCACATGTTATTATTGAAATCAAAGTTCCTTTTTAATGATATGCCATTCGTTGTTTTACAGGGATGAATATAAATGATTTCatgaaaaggaaaatagaaaataaagtttTTATTTCGTAAGAGATGTAAATTTCAATCCGGTGTAAGCGCGTAATAAAAAGCATTATCCATGAAGCGCACCTGCTCCTGCGAGAGGCCACTGTCTGCGAATAGAGTATAGCAGAAGCGTCAAAATGATAGGAGAGGGCATGGGGATCGGATCGTGAGCTACGCAGGAGATGTCGACAAGATGACAGCGGCCGTATGACGCCCGTTTCGTTGATTCTTGGCTGAAAGTTGCGCGTTGTAACAAGGAAGGAAAATCGTTCGCGGCTAAAACTAATGACTTATGCCTCGTTACGGTGACACGTTTATTTCAGTTGAATCTCTGCCTCGAAACGAGATCGTAATCAGACGTATTCGGGTGAGAACCGCGATCGCCGCGCCCGTGCAATGTACACAGCGGCCTGAATCCTGCTTGAAATCATCACCATCCCCGAGGAGTATTTCCTTTCAACGTCGTGGAGTGGAGTAATGAGCGTTTTCGGGGATTTTCAGCGTGTCTGGGTACAAAGATTCCCGGACAGCGCCTTGCCGGCGGCTTGGGAGGAAGACGTCAGGGCCAACCTAGTCAAGCATAAACAGAAGGTAAAAACCCACATCAAAGTTTTATTCTCATCTTCTTAATTGTTCTAACAAAGGATTGCTTTCAACAGTTTTGGAGAACCCATCGTAATGAAGGATTGATGTATTCTTTATTTAGTATCACAAGTAACAGATAATGAAACTCAGGATATGCTTCTGAGTATTTTGAATTAGACACATCATTGTAGAAAGtttgcatattttaaaaatagattaaCGAAAGCATTGAAATCTTTAGAAATTTGTGCAATAAATTAAGTTCTTATTATATAAACTTTCCTCATTGCTGATTCCTAATGGGAACTTATTCTATGAGTCATCTTCCTCAACTGGGACAttaatttaattcatatttGAGTGTGGTTGATATTTGGGATGTGGTATATTTGTTGTAATTGCATTGATTAAAAGtcaatttgaataaatgtacattttaatgtagaaaggaaataaaattgttaagtatttttaaataaatgtcatactatgaattttaattcttgTTGCTAAATTTCCTGTTTTGGTTCACCCTTAGTGAATCATTGCTTGCTTATCTGAATTTTATCACGAGCTAAAAAGATGTATTTAGATTATTTGTTTCATAATGTGCTGGTGTGGACAAtcattataaaagaaatataaattgtaaattaattaagatATTGTTATTTTCATAGGTAACAGCTTTGAGAGAAGAacttgaaaaagaagaattctaTGTGGAATATTTGGAAAGATTATTAGCCGATGTTGAACGTCACAAGCAATTGGCGAATAGTAACATTGCAACCACGCCTGAAAAGCAGCAACGTTCAGAATCTCACAATCAACACAGTTGCCAATCGGATAATAATTTGTCTGATTCTACAAACTTATCTCATGTTCAACACGTGGAACCATCAGCTCCGCCTCTTCCTGTCCGCGAGGATATAAGTAAATTTCAAGACAAGTGTGTTTCTGAGCTGAGTTCTACTCTTAGTACAAGCAAAAGACCCAAAAGTGAAATACCAAAAAGTCCTGATAAAGTGCCTGAACTTAGAAGAAACAGTGACCCAGATGTGCCAAGTAATTATGTCACTGTGATTGAAGTAACGGGAAGTtcaaagaaagataaaaatgaagaatcCCTCAAAGAAGAGGATGAGAAAGGTGTTACATTTGttacatattaattttttaattacattcaaTATCTTTTATGCGTGTATCTA containing:
- the Rnb gene encoding BTB/POZ domain-containing protein Rnb, giving the protein MSTVNEKQEGSLVPELLKHMKSGSKSGISSCLERLKNEPNCYKQFTRDAGLGILVNLLRFHNLRILNMTLSILANACINSDAREKVKGSKIATRVVSIIKHIKLENALHCRACRLIGNLSECNWHAKSLCEAGVVQALVTLLKLDTNMQTYLMGVRAIRNIWSMHEGSREEIIESGVIFRITGLLVLAKEKLERNPKYLELIETCLKAMCAFLVTVDPCVREQMRGEKDVQGYKCIVQCCDMNNKMAIKCLYNLCQVAECRPILGNFGAVESLIALVRDHSELSKETLVSLCLFCREAVNRAKIRIGSGLELMLSLLKDPDNEKYHPMLLHALTQFVYDDLSIAIMVKNGLLDILVTRLKKMVIETIDEEEINVSRKRSNDSPPSKQSEFKFNKTSAGRFSLDYYRDDWSPGSASSVSFSPPSTPPLPFYDSIENDENTEDNYSPVCSDIELMDNEDEPQEEVESLKSCKSITINIEVSQDLDKGNKSNDCDYTNDWTLVLLSRLSHSNDPIDKLADPTIIEALSTYIKCAKNQRASRILTRITRNGAYLIPLLKQGFVFEAQTLYGSEHYTRQLCALAETGGAIGELTSILLRGEEAHKLVIAVSIPFLIRSRYILKSLLNNYGGLRLIFHVLSDQQHSLYENAIWSICQLASTLEIQPDIVEKCQITDTTSTDFPRVYDNHPKPATVTFELDDGTTVDACRQTLCQKSDAFSAMLEGNFSESGKKRVKLRNTSKESLNTLLLAANGATFENRTIESLLDAVLLADKFLMADISEILTESSISRLNYKNFSRAWNWARLNSCHELKSCCVKSFLTASMTKSERVQAFHGFSTTGSFHEFLDEVREIINNVLCQR